The DNA region TTaacaaaataatctaaaatcatggaaaacTAGTGGTTTGTCCGCGCTTCGCGCGGAATGTTTATCAATTTTATGACATAATATTTAGCATATGTTATAAATTCTAAAtgtatatattgtaaataaacacTTGAGCGGATGGGCTAACAAAAGACTTCATTTCAAGTATTTCAATTCGTCTAACATTGTTATTTGTCAAAGATTACCTTCAATTGCATAAATTATCTATGTCTTTAAAGtttatctatatttatagattatttggatttttaaattgtatatcacatatttgttatgtttttaatgCAAGTCCTAAATAATTCTTTGAAAGCAGGAAAATAATATAccaaaaattctataaattaataatattgtaactatgatattttattaatttatagagttctTGATTTATAAAGTTTCAGTTTTAGGTTTTTGTGTACtaaactatattttcttttgtaaaaattaaaaagtagatacttttaaaatttgtttattaattaaattttataagttgatttggattatttttattctgttatttagtttatattagATATGTGTCTATCACATAGTATAAATCACAACTTTGTTTTAGCTAATCTAGATTTTTTCACTTCCCAAGCTGTACTTGTTTAGTATTAATCGGTAAAACTTATAtgcaaatattacaaaataaatatttgtaataattttagtttgtCATCACACGTAAAATTAGAACTGAAATCCTAAATCAAAACCCAATTAATCCTAAAACACACCTGACACTATCtatttaaagcaaaaaaaaatgtcttccGAGCTTTAAATTTTGAGGCTATAGGGTTTTCCAACTTAACTTGTACAAAACTAAACCATTCTAAAAGTAATTATTCgtatatctttttgaaaaaaaatgcaTTCAAATcgttcatttttttcattatccTAAAATCGTTATCTAAATTTTCATTGACATTCTTACATAacaatatttgtgttttttgaaACACCACATAACAATATTTGTTAAAGTTTGacttagctatatatatatatacatattaatatatatatatagcttaaaATCTTAGAAGATATTCTAATATTTACTTTACTATCTGGGTTTAtagtgttttttattattttgttatttgatataaagtttttggatttttttctaaatgttgcttctaaattaattttaatttgattattacatattaacatatttaattttgatttaatttgataaatattctGTTTGGCTATCGAATAtaaaattctgattttttttattgaaaggGTTATACCAAGCTTAGCTTAACAATTGCACtctaattatatacatatttaggcattctattttattttggtacacatacaatttttcttttccaacagtatacatacaattttaaataaatttattgatggttaaataatttgaaatcttGTGGACCTATTATTCAGAAATAACATAGTTGATTTCTTCTTAGATGTGAATCAATACAAAACGCTATTGATGTTATTCCTTTAGTTGACACATAACTTGTCACCATTTATGATTTACTTGGTTGGTTCCTAATGATTATGAAGTGATTCATTTTATAAGAAAGACCATGTCAACGCTTCATTGCTATTGAAATGGTTGAGTCTGCTTCATTCCTATTGAGACACCAAGTCTGTCATAAGTGAACGATGTGGCGTGGACGTATAATGGCTGTCCAAACTCCATCTTCCACCTCTGGAAACAGAGGAACAATGTGCTCCATAACAATTGCGCCATCACACCAGCAGGAATTGCGAAGATGATatacagagatgtgaagtgcACCTATCTTCTCAAGGAGGAATCTTGCTCTATCTTGTTTTCCTTTATTTTCTCCTTGAAAGAGTAGTTCTAGATTGCACATGTTGTAAATCTAAACATCATTTTTATGATATTAGCATTTTAGCgaaaataaaagtataataatattatggcTCTGTACGTTTTTAATTAGATCATTTTTCTGTTTAGTTTGTAAACTCActgttttgataatttctacTGTCTATTCCATTAACTAAATTAATGAACGGAGAAAATTGTTATGCACGAACTTAACTTAACTATCTGTAATATACTAACATGTCTTTTTATGGTTGTTCTGTGTGCTTTTCATGGTGGCGATAGAGATGTATTTCTCTTTGGATTAAAATATTTGAGAGGTAGCAACTGATGTATATCAACGAAGCGGGCACTCTTATTTGTATGTCTAGATTCTCAAAGACAAATTAAGGAGGGGTTGTCAAACAGTATCATGTTGATTGACCAGAAACACTAtcatgtttataaattaaaaaaaacactatcCTACGCATCTTGTCTCGTAAACAAACTAAGATTCTCATGTGCAGGAGATAATTAAGACAACTCTGGGCCTGGAATAAAGATTAAAGTTCATACCAAATCTAGTGTCAAAAACGCAAGGCTAACCACAAACcaaaatacatcatttaattaGGAGTGCCATGTGTCATTATTCCCcccaaggaaaaaaaaaagccaactttatttataaagatatCACGCATAAGTCAAATCggttcataaataataatatagataaaaaaattacaagcTTTTTTAAGCACATGGTCCACAACATTTTGAGCCGGGCCTGCTTTTGACACTAGCATGTGTTCGAATAATTATGACAGTAATcaacaaaccctaaacctaaatgtcaaaatatttttgattgaaattatttttgaaatgcaCATGGAATACTGCTTTCTCACATGTATATACGAACACCCAGTAGCGGAGTCACATGAAGTAAGGGTTGGGCAGTTGCCCCAGTTTAAATTTTCAACTTCTATGTagtttctttaaaattttagttataccCCTGaccacatattattttttgctAATAGTTTTCATCTTTGCCCCGGATAAAAATGTATTCTAGATCCACCGCTGCGAACCCCTCTATTTTCGCTTCACTCTCTGAATACTAACTCATTGCATCTCTTGAAGCTTTTGAGTCGGTTCACAAAAAATCACATGTTTTAATGTATTCGTAGTCATGTAAAGACACAGAAGTCGGTACAATATATGAATTAGCACATGTAAATATCAAGTGGCTTATTGTTGGATTTATGGTTACATACAAATATTTTAGGGGGTCTTAAATTTTGGGgaccatatatttaaataattttagattcTTATTGGGCTATCGTGGGACCATAAACAATTGCATATACGTAAATTTATTACCTGTTATATACAGCAATCGAGTTCTTGCATGAATTACTTGTTCATAAAGAAAACCCATTAGCTTTgttcacaaaaagaaaagaaaaaaatattgtcacCTACAATGGCGATCAACATAGGTATGATTGAAATCTGCATAACATTCATTTTGTTTATCCTCCTAGGTTTCTTACATCACAAGAAAACGCCGAAGTATTTGCCCACAAACTGGCCGGTCCTTGGGATGCTTCCGGGTCTCCTCGTCCATATCAACCGTATCTATGACGCGATCACCGAGCTTCTTGAGGCCTCCAATATGACATTTTGTTTCAAAGGGCCATGGCTTAGTGGAACTGACATATTGATCACAGTTGATCCGGCGAATATCCATTACGTTCTAAGTTCAAATTTCGATAATTACCCCAAAGGGATGGAGTTTAAGCAGATCTTTGAAGTCTTGGGAGATTCAATTTTTAACGTTGACTCGGAGTTGTGGGAGGATATGAGGAACTCGTCTCATGCCATCTTTAGCCATCAAGATTTCCAAAGGTTTTGGGTGAATACAAGCGTAAGCAAATTGAATCAAGGGCTTGTACCTATTCTTGAAAACGCTGTTGAGAAAAACATCATCGTCGACTTGCAAGATCTGTTCGACAGATTCTTGTTTGATACATCTTCGATTTTGATAACCGGGTATGATCCAAGATGTCTTTCCATCGAAATGCCTAAGGTTAATTTCAGTGACGCTGTGGACGGTGTTGCCGATGGGCTTTTCTACAGACATGCCAAGCCGGTTCTGTTTTGGAAGCTCCAATATTGGATTGGAATTGGAGTAGAAAAGAGGATGAGAAGAGGTATCGCGGTGTTTGATGAGATGCTCGAGAAGATCATATCGGCTAAACGAGAGGAGATCAAACTTCATGGGATTCGTGACTCAGAAGGAGAGGCCATGGACGTTTTAACGTATTACATGACTATAGACACGACCAAGTACAAACACTTGAAACCAAACAACGATAAATTCATCAGAGACACTATTTTAGGGATTTTGATAGCGGCAAAAGACACAACAAGCTCAGCTCTCACTTGGTTTTTCTGGCTTCTCTCCAAGAACCCTGAAGCAATGATCAAGATTCGACAAGAGATTAACAACAAT from Raphanus sativus cultivar WK10039 unplaced genomic scaffold, ASM80110v3 Scaffold2148, whole genome shotgun sequence includes:
- the LOC130505283 gene encoding alkane hydroxylase MAH1-like, whose protein sequence is MAINIGMIEICITFILFILLGFLHHKKTPKYLPTNWPVLGMLPGLLVHINRIYDAITELLEASNMTFCFKGPWLSGTDILITVDPANIHYVLSSNFDNYPKGMEFKQIFEVLGDSIFNVDSELWEDMRNSSHAIFSHQDFQRFWVNTSVSKLNQGLVPILENAVEKNIIVDLQDLFDRFLFDTSSILITGYDPRCLSIEMPKVNFSDAVDGVADGLFYRHAKPVLFWKLQYWIGIGVEKRMRRGIAVFDEMLEKIISAKREEIKLHGIRDSEGEAMDVLTYYMTIDTTKYKHLKPNNDKFIRDTILGILIAAKDTTSSALTWFFWLLSKNPEAMIKIRQEINNNMPKFGPADLDKLVYLDGAVCETLRLYPSVPFNHKSPAKPDVLPTGHRVDDNWKIVISIYALGRMKSVWGDDAEDFRPERWISDSGMLRHEPSYKFLAFSAGPRSCLGKKLTFLQIKTVAAKIIQNYDIKVVEGQKTEPVPSVLLRLQHGLKVSVTKI